One Brassica napus cultivar Da-Ae chromosome A1, Da-Ae, whole genome shotgun sequence genomic region harbors:
- the LOC106359630 gene encoding vacuolar protein sorting-associated protein 2 homolog 2, translating to MNIFKKKTTPKDALRTSKREMAVATRGIEREITSLQMEEKRLVAEIKKTAKTGNEAATKILARQLVRLRQQITNLQGSRAQIRGVTTHTQALYASTSISSGMKGATTAMVAMNKQMAPTKQAKVIKEFQKQSAQLDMTIEMMSEAIDETLDKDEAEEETEDLTIQVLDEIGVGVASLLSSAPKGRIATKNAAPTTVNNKNDSESTEVDDLERRLASLRRI from the exons ATGAACATTTTCAAGAAGAAGACCACTCCTAAAG ATGCTCTCCGCACCAGCAAGCGAGAAATGGCTGTGGCTACACGTG GCATCGAACGTGAGATCACATCTCTTCAGATGGAG GAGAAGAGGCTTGTGGCAGAAATCAAGAAAACTGCTAAAACTGGAAATGAG GCGGCCACCAAGATCTTAGCTCGGCAGCTTGTTAGATTGAGGCAACAGATCACCAACTTGCAAGGAAGCCGTGCTCAAATCCGTGGTGTAACCACTCATACACAG GCATTGTATGCAAGCACCTCAATCTCATCAGGCATGAAAGGTGCAACCACAGCTATGGTTGCAATGAACAAG CAAATGGCACCGACCAAACAAGCTAAGGTGATCAAGGAGTTCCAGAAGCAGTCAGCACAACTTGACATGACG ATAGAGATGATGTCAGAGGCAATTGATGAAACACTTGACAAAGACGAAGCTGAAGAAGAAACTGAAGATCTCACTATCCAG GTGCTGGATGAGATTGGTGTTGGTGTTGCATCTCTG CTATCTTCAGCTCCAAAGGGCCGAATTGCTACAAAAAACGCTGCTCCCACTACAGTCAATAACAAGAACGA CTCGGAATCTACTGAAGTAGATGATCTAGAGAGGAGATTAGCTTCGCTACGACGAATCTGA
- the LOC125575049 gene encoding protein LSD1-like isoform X1, translating into MQDQLVCHGCRNTLMYPRGATNVRCALCHIVNMVPLHPHPPPPHHAHAGMDMAHIVCGGCRTMLMYTRGASSVRCSCCQTVNLVPGPPPSNQVAHINCGNCRTTLMYPYGASSVKCAVCQFVTNVNMSNGRVPLASNRPNGTASPGTMPSTSTQSTPPSQTQTVVVENPMSVNESGKLVSNVVVGVTTGQK; encoded by the exons ATGCAGGACCAGCTGGTGTGTCATGGATGTAGAAACACATTGATGTATCCCAGAGGAGCTACCAATGTCCGTTGTGCGTTATGTCACATTGTCAACATGGTTCCTCTTCAtcctcatcctcctcctcctcatcatg CTCATGCAGGGATGGACATGGCTCACATTGTATGTGGTGGTTGCCGAACTATGCTTATGTACACGCGTGGGGCTAGTAGTGTAAGATGCTCTTGCTGTCAGACTGTCAACCTTGTCCCAG GACCCCCACCGTCCAATCAGGTTGCGCATATCAACTGCGGGAACTGCCGGACGACACTCATGTACCCTTACGGTGCATCATCTGTTAAATGCGCTGTTTGCCAGTTTGTTACTAACGTTAAC ATGAGCAATGGAAGGGTGCCTCTCGCAAGTAACCGGCCAAATGGAACAGCTTCTCCCGGGACAATGCCCTCTACATCCACT CAGTCAACACCACCGTCTCAGACACAAACTGTTGTAGTAGAGAACCCAATGTCCGTTAACGAAAGTGGAAAGTTG GTGAGCAACGTTGTGGTTGGAGTGACAACAGGccaaaaataa
- the LOC125575049 gene encoding protein LSD1-like isoform X3: protein MQDQLVCHGCRNTLMYPRGATNVRCALCHIVNMVPLHPHPPPPHHGMDMAHIVCGGCRTMLMYTRGASSVRCSCCQTVNLVPGPPPSNQVAHINCGNCRTTLMYPYGASSVKCAVCQFVTNVNMSNGRVPLASNRPNGTASPGTMPSTSTQSTPPSQTQTVVVENPMSVNESGKLVSNVVVGVTTGQK from the exons ATGCAGGACCAGCTGGTGTGTCATGGATGTAGAAACACATTGATGTATCCCAGAGGAGCTACCAATGTCCGTTGTGCGTTATGTCACATTGTCAACATGGTTCCTCTTCAtcctcatcctcctcctcctcatcatg GGATGGACATGGCTCACATTGTATGTGGTGGTTGCCGAACTATGCTTATGTACACGCGTGGGGCTAGTAGTGTAAGATGCTCTTGCTGTCAGACTGTCAACCTTGTCCCAG GACCCCCACCGTCCAATCAGGTTGCGCATATCAACTGCGGGAACTGCCGGACGACACTCATGTACCCTTACGGTGCATCATCTGTTAAATGCGCTGTTTGCCAGTTTGTTACTAACGTTAAC ATGAGCAATGGAAGGGTGCCTCTCGCAAGTAACCGGCCAAATGGAACAGCTTCTCCCGGGACAATGCCCTCTACATCCACT CAGTCAACACCACCGTCTCAGACACAAACTGTTGTAGTAGAGAACCCAATGTCCGTTAACGAAAGTGGAAAGTTG GTGAGCAACGTTGTGGTTGGAGTGACAACAGGccaaaaataa
- the LOC125575049 gene encoding protein LSD1-like isoform X2, which produces MQDQLVCHGCRNTLMYPRGATNVRCALCHIVNMVPLHPHPPPPHHAHAGMDMAHIVCGGCRTMLMYTRGASSVRCSCCQTVNLVPGPPPSNQVAHINCGNCRTTLMYPYGASSVKCAVCQFVTNVNMSNGRVPLASNRPNGTASPGTMPSTSTSTPPSQTQTVVVENPMSVNESGKLVSNVVVGVTTGQK; this is translated from the exons ATGCAGGACCAGCTGGTGTGTCATGGATGTAGAAACACATTGATGTATCCCAGAGGAGCTACCAATGTCCGTTGTGCGTTATGTCACATTGTCAACATGGTTCCTCTTCAtcctcatcctcctcctcctcatcatg CTCATGCAGGGATGGACATGGCTCACATTGTATGTGGTGGTTGCCGAACTATGCTTATGTACACGCGTGGGGCTAGTAGTGTAAGATGCTCTTGCTGTCAGACTGTCAACCTTGTCCCAG GACCCCCACCGTCCAATCAGGTTGCGCATATCAACTGCGGGAACTGCCGGACGACACTCATGTACCCTTACGGTGCATCATCTGTTAAATGCGCTGTTTGCCAGTTTGTTACTAACGTTAAC ATGAGCAATGGAAGGGTGCCTCTCGCAAGTAACCGGCCAAATGGAACAGCTTCTCCCGGGACAATGCCCTCTACATCCACT TCAACACCACCGTCTCAGACACAAACTGTTGTAGTAGAGAACCCAATGTCCGTTAACGAAAGTGGAAAGTTG GTGAGCAACGTTGTGGTTGGAGTGACAACAGGccaaaaataa
- the LOC125575049 gene encoding protein LSD1-like isoform X4, giving the protein MQDQLVCHGCRNTLMYPRGATNVRCALCHIVNMVPLHPHPPPPHHGMDMAHIVCGGCRTMLMYTRGASSVRCSCCQTVNLVPGPPPSNQVAHINCGNCRTTLMYPYGASSVKCAVCQFVTNVNMSNGRVPLASNRPNGTASPGTMPSTSTSTPPSQTQTVVVENPMSVNESGKLVSNVVVGVTTGQK; this is encoded by the exons ATGCAGGACCAGCTGGTGTGTCATGGATGTAGAAACACATTGATGTATCCCAGAGGAGCTACCAATGTCCGTTGTGCGTTATGTCACATTGTCAACATGGTTCCTCTTCAtcctcatcctcctcctcctcatcatg GGATGGACATGGCTCACATTGTATGTGGTGGTTGCCGAACTATGCTTATGTACACGCGTGGGGCTAGTAGTGTAAGATGCTCTTGCTGTCAGACTGTCAACCTTGTCCCAG GACCCCCACCGTCCAATCAGGTTGCGCATATCAACTGCGGGAACTGCCGGACGACACTCATGTACCCTTACGGTGCATCATCTGTTAAATGCGCTGTTTGCCAGTTTGTTACTAACGTTAAC ATGAGCAATGGAAGGGTGCCTCTCGCAAGTAACCGGCCAAATGGAACAGCTTCTCCCGGGACAATGCCCTCTACATCCACT TCAACACCACCGTCTCAGACACAAACTGTTGTAGTAGAGAACCCAATGTCCGTTAACGAAAGTGGAAAGTTG GTGAGCAACGTTGTGGTTGGAGTGACAACAGGccaaaaataa